The proteins below are encoded in one region of Fervidicoccaceae archaeon:
- a CDS encoding ferredoxin oxidoreductase, protein MTLASTRVKVATANEAAAEAVKDVDVDVVAIYPITPQTTVVEKIAEFVANGDLDAELIYVESEHSAMSALIGASACGARAFTSTSSQGLIYMHEVLHIASGMRLPLVMCVAMRALSAPISIWNDHSDLMSVRDSGWVIYVASSAQEVYDTTVMAYRLAEDPEVLLPVMVAYDGFIASHTAEPFEPAGRERALELSPKRRTWSRLDPDSPITMGTITSPEYYYEFKYQQVVAMEKALEKARELERAAQRVLGRSYGLIETYKIEDADVALLVMGSYWDNARLAVDEARRRGTRAGALRLRLYRPFPLEELERALRGVSVLGVVDRAISYGARPSGPIALEIAASIGRRLDLSLVSIVAGLGQRTVTVEDLTELAVSLENARGARDAHLVTRFYGVRGL, encoded by the coding sequence GTGACGCTCGCCTCCACGAGAGTGAAGGTGGCCACGGCCAACGAGGCCGCGGCCGAGGCGGTGAAGGACGTCGACGTGGACGTCGTGGCGATCTACCCGATAACACCGCAGACTACAGTGGTTGAGAAGATAGCGGAATTCGTCGCTAACGGGGATTTAGATGCTGAGCTGATCTACGTCGAGAGCGAGCACAGCGCGATGAGCGCGCTCATCGGGGCCTCGGCCTGCGGAGCCAGAGCCTTCACCTCGACGAGTAGCCAGGGCCTCATCTACATGCACGAGGTGCTCCACATAGCCAGCGGGATGAGGCTGCCCCTAGTCATGTGCGTCGCCATGAGAGCCCTCTCCGCTCCTATCAGCATATGGAATGACCACTCCGACCTCATGAGCGTCAGGGACTCCGGTTGGGTCATCTATGTGGCCTCATCGGCTCAAGAGGTGTACGACACCACGGTAATGGCGTACAGATTGGCCGAAGATCCGGAGGTCCTGCTCCCCGTCATGGTGGCCTACGATGGCTTCATAGCGAGCCACACAGCAGAGCCCTTCGAGCCAGCGGGACGCGAGAGAGCCCTCGAGCTCTCGCCCAAGAGGCGGACGTGGAGCAGGCTCGACCCCGACAGTCCCATCACGATGGGGACGATAACGTCGCCGGAATACTACTACGAGTTCAAGTACCAGCAGGTGGTAGCCATGGAGAAGGCTCTCGAGAAGGCCCGAGAGCTCGAGCGTGCCGCGCAGCGGGTGCTGGGCAGGAGCTACGGTCTCATCGAGACGTATAAGATCGAGGACGCAGACGTGGCTCTGCTCGTGATGGGGTCCTATTGGGACAACGCCAGGCTGGCCGTGGACGAGGCTCGGAGGAGGGGGACGAGGGCCGGCGCCCTCAGGCTCAGACTCTATAGGCCCTTCCCGCTGGAGGAGCTCGAGCGGGCGCTGAGGGGGGTCTCCGTCCTCGGGGTGGTCGACAGGGCAATCAGCTACGGGGCCAGGCCAAGTGGCCCGATCGCTCTGGAGATAGCAGCGTCGATCGGGAGGAGGCTGGACCTCTCTCTCGTTAGCATCGTGGCCGGGCTGGGGCAGAGGACCGTCACCGTGGAGGACCTCACCGAGCTCGCGGTCTCTCTCGAGAACGCCCGAGGAGCGAGGGACGCTCATCTAGTCACGCGGTTCTATGGGGTGAGAGGCCTTTGA
- a CDS encoding thiamine pyrophosphate-dependent enzyme, giving the protein MKVPESVRDIPREELFVGGHGLCAGCVAGTIARHLVKMAGPNTIVVSSTSCVEVSTAFYPYTSWRVPWIHVAFENAAAVASGIESALKVLARKGAIDPSRRINVVVYAGDGGTFDIGLQALSGMLERGHKVTYVVYDNEAYMNTGIQRSGATPPMAWTSTTPVGSKVRGKEGRKKDIVAIALAHGIPYAATANPAYPLDMDAKFVRGLSAPGPSLVHVLMPCTTGWRFEPRIGIKLARLAVETGMWINYEVVEGRLRVTTKVPKRKPVEEYLRLQGRFSHLTPEEIREIQNTVDREVDRINALAGEIAIGPVAR; this is encoded by the coding sequence ATGAAGGTCCCTGAGAGCGTGAGAGATATACCTAGAGAAGAGCTATTCGTTGGGGGGCACGGCCTCTGCGCAGGCTGTGTGGCTGGCACCATAGCGCGACATCTCGTCAAAATGGCTGGGCCTAATACTATCGTGGTCTCCTCGACGAGCTGCGTCGAGGTCTCGACAGCCTTCTATCCCTACACTTCGTGGAGGGTGCCGTGGATTCATGTGGCATTCGAGAACGCGGCGGCCGTGGCCTCCGGGATAGAGTCCGCCCTCAAAGTTCTCGCCAGGAAGGGAGCTATAGACCCTAGCAGGAGGATCAACGTCGTCGTCTACGCCGGCGATGGGGGAACGTTCGACATAGGTCTGCAGGCTCTCAGCGGGATGCTCGAGAGAGGGCACAAAGTCACGTACGTAGTTTACGACAATGAGGCCTACATGAACACGGGGATTCAGCGAAGCGGCGCTACTCCACCCATGGCGTGGACCTCGACGACACCTGTCGGCTCTAAGGTGCGAGGAAAGGAGGGGAGGAAGAAGGACATAGTGGCCATAGCGCTAGCTCACGGAATACCTTATGCCGCTACGGCTAATCCGGCGTACCCTCTCGACATGGACGCGAAGTTCGTGCGCGGGCTTTCGGCCCCCGGCCCCTCGCTAGTTCACGTTCTGATGCCGTGCACAACGGGCTGGAGGTTCGAGCCGAGGATCGGGATAAAGTTGGCGAGACTGGCGGTAGAGACGGGCATGTGGATAAACTATGAGGTGGTAGAGGGGAGGCTCAGAGTCACCACCAAGGTTCCCAAGAGGAAGCCCGTCGAGGAGTATTTGAGGCTGCAGGGAAGGTTCTCGCATCTGACTCCCGAAGAGATACGCGAGATACAGAACACGGTAGATCGGGAGGTGGATAGAATCAACGCATTAGCCGGGGAGATCGCCATAGGGCCCGTGGCGCGCTAG
- the gatB gene encoding Asp-tRNA(Asn)/Glu-tRNA(Gln) amidotransferase subunit GatB gives MPHGARVQVSQEVVPVRTILGLEMHFQVTSVKTKLFCSCSADYRGKPPNTNVCPVCLGMPGALPKPNRAVVEKALMVALAFNMEISPVLSWARKHYFYPDLPKSYQITQYDGKGVMSLARGGRIEVEVGGVKRVFRLRRLNIEEDPARLVHPTGSALTSPYVLVDFNRSGVPLLEIVTEPDFSSEVEVEAFLKKVRSVLEHLNVTDFSLEGALRVDVNISVDGGERVEIKNLNSISDIIQAIRYERERQLDALRKNIPIRRETRHWDPIRRVTFPLRRKEVEEDYRYMPDPNLPPLKITRELLEKLRREMPELPDAKLRRLVEEHGLSPYLANVLVSRRALSSYYERVVELSGVKGDLVASYIVNDLLGWVPEESPEKLWKLVPPDVAAKVIKMLSEGLITIKMAKEIIPDLLSGRDPEAVVTERGWRVVRDVEELRSVVRQVFAENEKAVRDALRNKRAIQHLIGKAMERTGKRADPRVLRAIVEEMLERARAELEEEGPGAS, from the coding sequence GTGCCTCACGGAGCTCGTGTACAAGTCAGCCAAGAGGTGGTCCCAGTGAGGACTATTTTGGGGCTCGAGATGCACTTTCAAGTGACCAGCGTAAAGACTAAACTGTTCTGTAGCTGCAGCGCCGACTACAGAGGCAAGCCCCCCAACACGAATGTATGCCCCGTCTGCCTAGGCATGCCAGGAGCTCTACCTAAGCCGAATCGAGCCGTCGTAGAGAAAGCGCTGATGGTCGCTCTCGCCTTCAACATGGAGATCTCGCCCGTTCTCTCGTGGGCGAGGAAGCACTACTTCTACCCGGATCTCCCCAAGAGCTATCAGATAACGCAGTATGACGGAAAGGGCGTGATGAGCCTAGCGCGCGGAGGAAGAATAGAAGTAGAGGTCGGCGGGGTCAAGAGAGTCTTCAGGCTGAGGAGGCTCAACATCGAGGAGGACCCGGCCAGACTCGTTCACCCGACGGGCTCCGCGCTAACGAGCCCCTACGTGCTCGTCGACTTCAACCGGAGCGGCGTGCCCCTTCTCGAGATAGTCACAGAACCGGACTTCTCGAGCGAGGTCGAGGTCGAGGCCTTCCTTAAGAAGGTCAGAAGCGTGCTCGAACACCTTAACGTGACAGATTTCTCGCTCGAGGGCGCGCTGCGCGTAGACGTAAACATAAGCGTCGATGGAGGCGAGAGGGTCGAGATAAAGAATCTGAACAGCATCAGTGACATAATCCAGGCTATTAGGTACGAGAGAGAAAGACAGCTCGACGCGTTGAGGAAGAACATCCCGATTAGGAGAGAGACTAGGCACTGGGACCCGATCAGGAGAGTCACGTTTCCTCTGAGGAGGAAAGAGGTCGAAGAGGACTACAGGTACATGCCGGACCCCAACCTGCCTCCGCTGAAGATCACGCGGGAGCTGCTGGAGAAGCTGAGGAGAGAAATGCCAGAGCTGCCCGACGCCAAGCTCAGGCGCCTCGTGGAGGAGCACGGCCTCAGCCCCTATCTCGCGAACGTGCTCGTCTCCAGGCGCGCCCTCTCCTCGTACTACGAGCGTGTAGTTGAGCTGAGCGGCGTCAAGGGGGACCTCGTTGCCTCGTATATAGTCAATGATCTCTTGGGCTGGGTTCCCGAGGAGAGCCCCGAAAAGCTGTGGAAGCTCGTTCCCCCCGACGTCGCCGCCAAGGTGATCAAGATGTTGAGCGAGGGCCTCATTACGATAAAGATGGCCAAGGAGATCATACCAGACCTCCTATCCGGCCGAGACCCCGAGGCCGTGGTGACAGAAAGGGGGTGGCGCGTCGTTCGTGACGTCGAGGAGCTGAGATCTGTGGTTCGACAGGTCTTCGCCGAGAACGAGAAAGCCGTGAGAGACGCCTTGAGGAATAAGCGCGCGATCCAGCATCTGATAGGAAAGGCGATGGAGAGGACGGGCAAGAGAGCGGATCCCAGAGTGCTCCGAGCGATTGTTGAAGAGATGCTGGAGCGAGCTCGCGCCGAGCTCGAAGAGGAGGGGCCCGGAGCGAGCTAG
- a CDS encoding amidase family protein: protein MRQGPKGGDRRLTLYERVVDFVSEAERGSADPLALLERSLANIKRLDPQINAFITIDGSALEDPPRVRGPLLGVPIALKDNIATMGLRTTCASRVLEDFVPSYDATVTKRLKASGAIVIGKTNMDEFAMGALGTTSAFGPTRNPLDLSLSPGGSSSGSAAAVASGMVPVALGSDTGGSIRLPAAWTLTFGLKPTFGLVSRYGLVSYGESLEQIGPMAANAKDLALLMSVIAGRDSRDATSLDADLKAEFLKVAFSEPSPDALEGLRLAVIRELVEHPQADEDVIRGFWKALDELSSEGVKIDVVECPLVLKAPQIYYVIAFSEASSNLARYTGVLFGKRVVPLEGSSWDKVYSRTRALFGWEVRRRIILGAFVLSKGYYDMYFSRALRARSLLARKIAEILARYDAIVSPGSPVRPLPLDFDVTDLSKLNAVDAPLVVANLSGLPAISFPIGLSRGAPISMQLIGPRLSDPRLLEIAKCLTELVYKSAKRWSQ, encoded by the coding sequence ATTCGTCAAGGCCCCAAAGGTGGTGATCGAAGACTGACCCTTTACGAGAGAGTAGTAGATTTCGTTAGTGAGGCCGAGAGAGGTTCGGCGGATCCTCTGGCTCTCCTCGAGAGGTCTCTCGCGAATATAAAGAGACTAGACCCCCAGATCAACGCCTTCATAACGATCGATGGGAGCGCGTTGGAGGATCCACCGCGCGTTCGCGGACCTCTACTTGGGGTCCCGATAGCCCTTAAAGACAACATAGCCACGATGGGGCTCAGGACCACCTGCGCCAGCCGAGTCCTCGAGGACTTCGTGCCATCATATGATGCCACTGTCACGAAGAGATTGAAGGCCTCCGGCGCCATCGTCATCGGCAAAACCAACATGGACGAGTTCGCCATGGGGGCTCTGGGTACTACGAGCGCTTTTGGGCCCACTAGGAACCCGCTCGATCTCTCGCTGTCTCCCGGCGGCAGCAGCTCCGGTAGCGCTGCGGCAGTCGCGTCCGGCATGGTGCCTGTGGCTCTGGGTAGCGATACGGGCGGTAGCATAAGGCTCCCCGCCGCGTGGACCTTAACCTTCGGGCTGAAGCCCACTTTCGGGCTCGTCAGCAGGTACGGTCTAGTGTCGTACGGCGAGAGTCTGGAGCAGATAGGACCTATGGCTGCCAACGCGAAGGACCTGGCACTGCTTATGTCCGTCATCGCCGGTCGAGACTCGAGGGACGCTACGTCTCTCGACGCCGATCTTAAAGCTGAGTTCCTCAAGGTCGCTTTCTCTGAGCCGTCTCCCGATGCCCTGGAAGGGCTCAGACTCGCTGTGATACGCGAGCTGGTCGAGCACCCTCAGGCCGACGAGGACGTGATCAGAGGATTCTGGAAAGCTCTAGACGAGCTCTCCTCCGAGGGCGTGAAGATAGACGTGGTGGAGTGCCCGCTCGTCCTAAAGGCTCCACAGATCTATTACGTCATTGCTTTCTCGGAGGCCAGCAGCAACCTCGCCAGGTATACCGGGGTCTTATTCGGCAAGAGGGTCGTGCCTCTGGAAGGCTCATCGTGGGACAAAGTGTACTCGAGAACTCGGGCGCTCTTCGGATGGGAAGTTAGAAGGAGAATAATATTGGGGGCCTTCGTCCTGAGCAAGGGCTACTACGATATGTATTTCTCGAGGGCTCTCAGAGCTAGATCTCTCCTAGCTCGCAAGATCGCGGAGATATTGGCGAGATACGACGCGATAGTCTCCCCGGGGTCTCCCGTCAGGCCCCTGCCGCTAGACTTCGACGTCACCGACCTCTCGAAGCTGAATGCCGTCGACGCCCCCCTCGTCGTAGCTAACCTCAGCGGGCTACCGGCGATTTCTTTCCCCATCGGTTTGAGTCGCGGAGCTCCTATCTCGATGCAATTAATCGGCCCCAGGCTGAGCGACCCGAGACTCCTAGAGATCGCCAAGTGCCTCACGGAGCTCGTGTACAAGTCAGCCAAGAGGTGGTCCCAGTGA
- a CDS encoding metallophosphoesterase → MSLREEPLIVATSDIHSPRYLAIWRDALLEVCDSRRSFVLMIAGDIVDRGRAEAAELVERVLRECKSATKIVGVFGNDDFVETREAIRAATPSVLWLDDEVASVELGGLRLDVLGSTGILDELTNWQSRNAPWLAEVYSKRLEMLRDFSLAPRRVGTFRVVLFHYPPTTKTLIGEARWAWPQMGSRAAEKVISDGEVDIVVHGHAHKGKVPVARIGKAVVYNVSFPAIGGVREIVLRRQTTLEQLEEGEN, encoded by the coding sequence TTGAGCTTAAGAGAAGAGCCCCTGATCGTAGCTACATCCGATATACACTCACCGCGCTACTTAGCGATATGGCGGGACGCTCTATTGGAGGTGTGCGATTCTAGGAGGAGCTTCGTTTTGATGATAGCCGGGGATATCGTAGATCGTGGAAGAGCGGAGGCAGCAGAGCTCGTGGAGAGGGTGCTTCGCGAATGCAAGTCCGCGACCAAGATCGTCGGAGTATTCGGCAATGACGACTTCGTTGAGACGAGAGAAGCGATCAGAGCCGCGACGCCCAGCGTCTTGTGGCTCGACGACGAAGTGGCTTCGGTAGAGCTTGGTGGATTGAGGCTCGATGTTCTGGGTTCCACCGGAATACTGGACGAGCTCACGAACTGGCAGTCGAGGAACGCGCCGTGGCTGGCGGAGGTCTATAGCAAGAGGCTAGAGATGTTGAGGGACTTCTCTCTAGCACCTCGGAGGGTGGGGACTTTCAGGGTGGTTCTCTTTCACTATCCCCCTACCACCAAGACCCTGATAGGTGAAGCCAGATGGGCGTGGCCCCAGATGGGGTCGAGAGCCGCAGAAAAGGTCATATCGGACGGAGAGGTCGATATCGTGGTCCACGGGCACGCCCACAAGGGCAAAGTGCCCGTGGCTCGGATCGGCAAAGCGGTGGTCTACAACGTCTCTTTCCCCGCCATAGGCGGGGTCCGGGAAATAGTCCTGAGGCGTCAAACCACACTGGAACAGCTCGAGGAGGGGGAAAATTAA
- a CDS encoding TatD family hydrolase, with amino-acid sequence MKVRTLTGIVDAHTHAIEYTEEDWRKIEELSPLLIVSVGEDLESSRRSVELKEERPFVLPCVGVHPWRVSDVSLSEVKAVKELAEDLGVSCIGEVGLDTKFVPETLERQRRVFAELVELAEELGAVLNVHAAGAWREVLEFLERSEIERAVFHWYTGPIDLLERAVERGFYFSINVAARLQERHRAVAKAVPLDKILTESDGPYEYRGARLSTTMIPDLVSLLAELRGEDEATLVDAVRRNARRLFG; translated from the coding sequence GTGAAGGTCCGTACTTTGACCGGCATCGTAGATGCGCACACCCATGCAATCGAGTACACAGAGGAGGACTGGAGAAAAATAGAAGAGCTCTCGCCGCTCCTGATAGTCTCCGTTGGGGAGGACCTGGAGAGCTCGAGGAGGAGCGTGGAGTTAAAAGAGGAGAGACCCTTCGTCCTACCATGCGTTGGGGTGCACCCGTGGAGAGTTTCCGATGTGAGCCTCAGCGAGGTTAAAGCCGTTAAAGAACTGGCGGAAGACCTCGGGGTCTCGTGCATTGGAGAGGTAGGGCTGGACACAAAGTTCGTCCCGGAGACTCTCGAGAGGCAGAGAAGGGTCTTCGCGGAGTTGGTGGAGTTGGCTGAGGAGCTAGGCGCGGTCCTCAACGTACACGCGGCCGGAGCTTGGCGTGAGGTCCTGGAGTTCCTGGAGAGGTCGGAGATCGAGAGGGCGGTGTTCCACTGGTACACGGGGCCTATCGATCTACTAGAGAGAGCGGTCGAGCGAGGATTCTACTTCTCGATCAACGTAGCGGCGAGGCTTCAGGAGAGACACAGAGCAGTTGCCAAGGCAGTGCCACTCGATAAAATCCTCACCGAGAGCGATGGGCCCTACGAGTACAGAGGCGCGAGGCTGAGCACAACCATGATACCAGACCTCGTGAGCCTCCTAGCCGAATTACGGGGCGAAGACGAGGCGACGCTAGTTGATGCGGTCAGGCGGAACGCGAGGAGGCTCTTCGGATAG
- the thrS gene encoding threonine--tRNA ligase: MRDGGAEASPSGELGSPVAYVVEEKGLKVYRLVEPSAATSRALYHGEGVGRRVFLEILGQVASLATKRVLPRSLLGGVSVVGEESRIDFFAYDANLDKSVADKIAEETRSILSSGEALFQVIPKEEVLERLKQAGEPFLYKRAREATGPLLTLVRCGESVGFSEELIDGRASYPNSVVTASNVSRVHWLGEATGIIMERVHLTGYPSAADEKLYEQRLEEIRARDHVELVRRMDLCVFEQSVGAGLVLWAPAGATMRRTIEEYLYRLHMLRGYQPVVTPHVVAADLYKVSGHLELFRENMFVFEHEGRTHVVKPMNCPLHIAIVKRKRWSYKDLPLRYFELGTVYRFERGGTLHGLVRVRGMTQDDAHIFAREDQIEEEVERVLDLLQEVYEAFGVTEYFFKLSLRDPSSLSKYLGDEELWREAERALEAALKARGASFSIDLGGAAFYGPKIDVVLRDSLEREWQCGTIQLDFNLPRRFGLTYTDASGGERYMVMIHRALIGTIERFAGILLEYYAGRVPLWVAPLQVAILPVEEENEEQLSYAKHVAEELKARRVRAEVFSEGRLSARIRAARSSRVPMIAVVGEREVSSRTLSVTRIRYGVDERRRYAPREERFEATPEELASMIIEETKRATRGVMP; the protein is encoded by the coding sequence GTGCGGGACGGCGGAGCCGAGGCGAGCCCGAGCGGCGAACTAGGATCACCTGTAGCCTACGTGGTCGAGGAGAAGGGCCTCAAAGTGTATAGGCTGGTCGAGCCCTCCGCCGCGACGAGCCGCGCCTTATATCACGGAGAGGGTGTCGGGAGGAGGGTCTTCCTCGAGATATTGGGTCAGGTCGCCTCGCTGGCCACGAAGAGAGTGCTCCCGCGCTCCTTGTTGGGGGGAGTCAGCGTAGTCGGTGAAGAGAGCAGAATAGATTTCTTTGCGTACGACGCTAACCTAGACAAGAGCGTCGCCGACAAGATAGCAGAAGAGACGCGCTCGATTCTCTCCTCGGGCGAGGCTCTCTTCCAGGTGATACCGAAAGAGGAAGTCCTGGAGAGGTTGAAGCAAGCCGGAGAACCCTTCCTCTATAAGAGGGCGCGAGAGGCGACAGGCCCTCTGCTCACCTTAGTGCGCTGTGGCGAGTCGGTCGGCTTCTCGGAAGAGCTCATCGATGGGCGCGCGAGCTACCCCAACTCCGTCGTAACGGCGTCCAATGTCAGCAGAGTGCATTGGCTCGGCGAGGCGACGGGCATTATCATGGAGAGAGTGCACCTCACGGGTTACCCTAGCGCCGCAGACGAGAAGCTGTACGAGCAGCGCCTCGAGGAGATCAGAGCGCGCGATCACGTGGAGCTGGTCCGCAGAATGGACCTCTGCGTCTTCGAGCAATCGGTAGGAGCTGGGCTCGTGCTATGGGCTCCGGCCGGGGCGACCATGAGGAGGACCATCGAAGAGTACCTCTACAGACTACACATGCTCAGAGGCTATCAGCCCGTGGTGACGCCACACGTAGTCGCGGCCGACCTCTATAAGGTCAGCGGTCACCTGGAGCTCTTCCGCGAGAACATGTTCGTCTTCGAGCACGAAGGCAGAACTCACGTGGTCAAACCGATGAACTGTCCGCTCCACATAGCCATAGTCAAAAGGAAGAGGTGGAGCTACAAAGATCTGCCTCTGCGCTACTTCGAGCTGGGGACGGTCTACAGATTCGAGCGGGGAGGGACCCTCCACGGCCTGGTCAGGGTCAGAGGCATGACTCAAGACGATGCCCACATCTTCGCTCGCGAAGATCAGATCGAGGAGGAGGTAGAGCGCGTCCTCGACCTGCTCCAGGAGGTCTACGAGGCCTTCGGAGTGACGGAGTACTTCTTCAAGCTGAGCCTCAGAGATCCCTCGAGTCTCTCGAAGTACCTAGGAGACGAGGAGCTTTGGAGAGAGGCCGAGAGAGCCCTCGAGGCTGCGCTCAAAGCCAGAGGAGCCAGCTTCTCGATCGACCTTGGCGGGGCGGCATTCTACGGACCGAAGATCGACGTGGTTCTCCGCGATTCTCTTGAGCGAGAGTGGCAGTGCGGTACGATACAGTTGGACTTCAATCTGCCCAGAAGATTCGGCCTCACCTACACGGACGCGAGCGGGGGCGAGCGCTACATGGTAATGATACACAGAGCCCTGATAGGTACTATAGAGAGGTTCGCCGGGATACTGTTAGAATATTACGCTGGCAGAGTGCCGCTATGGGTCGCGCCGCTCCAGGTAGCCATATTGCCCGTGGAGGAAGAAAACGAAGAGCAGCTCTCCTACGCTAAGCATGTGGCCGAGGAGCTCAAAGCAAGGCGGGTGAGGGCAGAGGTCTTCTCCGAGGGGAGGCTGAGCGCGAGGATTAGGGCCGCTAGGTCCTCTCGAGTTCCCATGATAGCTGTAGTAGGAGAACGTGAGGTCTCGAGTAGGACTCTGTCGGTGACCAGGATAAGGTACGGTGTGGACGAGAGAAGGCGCTACGCGCCTAGAGAGGAGAGATTCGAGGCGACGCCGGAAGAGTTAGCCTCAATGATCATAGAGGAGACGAAGCGTGCCACGCGAGGAGTCATGCCGTGA
- a CDS encoding diphthine--ammonia ligase, with amino-acid sequence MAFVLFTGGKDSTYALHVAHASGYEITGLCCVVPASRDSILFHYTEPRLFQLLGRAYSMRVCLVEGVRDDLPSLKEALRECARELGGEYVVAGALRSSYQLMKFSQAALAIGLKIKAPLWLRGGGGYLRELIECGVRFIITKISTAGMPARLLGTPVDLKTAEEIESLSERWGFDPSFEGGEAETLVLSAPLMRAKLNVRGYAVAWGERGEFIIEEAWLEEKKAGKGAQV; translated from the coding sequence ATGGCCTTTGTCCTGTTCACTGGAGGCAAGGACAGCACGTACGCGCTGCACGTGGCTCACGCGAGCGGATACGAGATAACGGGGCTCTGCTGCGTGGTGCCGGCCTCGCGCGACTCCATTCTCTTCCACTACACCGAGCCGCGACTCTTCCAACTTCTTGGCCGCGCGTACTCGATGCGCGTTTGCTTGGTCGAGGGGGTCCGCGACGACCTACCCTCGTTAAAGGAGGCGTTGCGCGAGTGCGCGAGAGAGCTCGGGGGAGAATACGTCGTCGCGGGGGCACTGCGCTCGAGCTACCAATTGATGAAGTTCTCTCAAGCGGCTCTCGCGATAGGGCTGAAAATCAAGGCTCCTCTGTGGCTCAGAGGAGGCGGAGGATACCTGAGAGAGCTCATCGAGTGCGGCGTGAGATTCATTATAACCAAGATCTCGACCGCGGGCATGCCGGCCCGATTGCTGGGAACACCAGTGGACTTGAAGACCGCCGAGGAAATAGAGTCACTCTCAGAGAGATGGGGCTTCGATCCCAGCTTCGAGGGAGGAGAAGCCGAGACGCTAGTTCTCAGTGCTCCTCTCATGCGGGCCAAGCTAAACGTGAGGGGATATGCGGTGGCGTGGGGCGAGAGAGGAGAGTTCATAATTGAGGAGGCCTGGCTCGAAGAGAAAAAGGCGGGCAAAGGGGCTCAAGTTTAA
- the speD gene encoding adenosylmethionine decarboxylase, whose protein sequence is MAEAQSSSGEGTTKEEDNNGVIGKHLYGNFYGINSELLGDKDFLERLMLEAAELTGAKVVEHHAWSFGGKKGGVSVLVLVTESHLALHTWVEYGYATVDIYTCGAHTDPLRGFNLLLERLKPRRYIARYVERSSREEIFLSEREIAR, encoded by the coding sequence GTGGCCGAGGCCCAGAGCTCTAGTGGAGAAGGCACGACTAAAGAGGAGGATAATAACGGCGTAATCGGGAAGCACTTATACGGAAACTTTTACGGGATAAATAGCGAGCTGCTAGGCGACAAAGATTTCCTCGAGAGATTAATGCTCGAGGCGGCGGAGCTCACGGGAGCTAAGGTGGTAGAGCATCACGCGTGGTCCTTCGGCGGTAAGAAGGGAGGAGTCAGTGTACTCGTTTTGGTCACCGAGAGCCATTTGGCTCTCCACACATGGGTAGAGTATGGTTACGCTACCGTGGACATATACACCTGCGGAGCCCACACGGACCCGCTAAGAGGATTCAATCTCCTATTGGAGAGATTGAAGCCTAGAAGATACATTGCTCGCTACGTGGAACGCAGCAGCCGCGAAGAAATCTTCCTCTCGGAGCGCGAGATAGCCCGTTAA